From one Bos indicus x Bos taurus breed Angus x Brahman F1 hybrid chromosome 7, Bos_hybrid_MaternalHap_v2.0, whole genome shotgun sequence genomic stretch:
- the ADAMTSL5 gene encoding ADAMTS-like protein 5 isoform X2: MGKLRPEKEEHLAPCHTRSQSGQSWGSTPGLLAPPLPCTLCPPRPRSLWNLLLLLWTFLNCGLGGNAQGPGEWTPWGSWSRCSSSCGRGLSVRSRRCIRFPREELCWGDTHEYRLCQQPDCPPGAMPFRDLQCALYNGHPVLGTQKTYQWVPFYGAPNHCDLNCLAVGHDFYHSFGRVLDGTPCSPGAQDLCVAGRCLSAGCDGLLGSDAREDRCGRCGGANDSCLFVQRVFRDAGAFAGYWNVTLIPEGARHIRAAHRSRNHLGIAGSEGGGAPLAARIPRGGRWQGRGDGQGHFQGARADPSLAALMGGDGRYVLNGNWAVSPAGTYEAAGTRVVYTRATGPEETLRAAGPTSQDLLLQVLLQEPNPGIEFEFWLPRERYGPFQAQAQVLGWSPRQPQPREVEPQPLESPTVIPPRTPIPTPEPCPPCPDTRGRAHRLLHYCGSDFVFRARVLGRVRQAQETRYEVHVQLIYKNRSPLRALEYVWAPSRCPCPPLALHRDYLLAARRLISPDGTQDRLLLPHAGYARLWSPAEDSRVRLAARHCPL, from the exons atggggaaactgaggccagagaaagAGGAGCACCTGGCCCCTTGCCATACCAGAAG CCAGTCGGGACAGAgctggggttcaacccctggcttgCTGGCACCCCCACTGCCGTGCACCCTCTGCCCCCCTAGACCCCGCTCCCTCTGGAACCTCTTGCTCCTGCTGTGGACCTTCCTGAATTGTGGTTTGGGGGGCAACGCTCAG GGTCCGGGTGAGTGGACGCCATGGGGTTCCTGGAGTCGCTGTTCCAGCTCTTGTGGGCGAGGGCTCTCAGTGCGCAGCCGGAGATGTATCCG GTTTCCAAGGGAAGAGCTGTGCTGGGGGGACACCCATGAGTACCGCCTCTGCCAGCAGCCC GACTGTCCTCCAGGGGCCATGCCCTTTCGAGACCTCCAATGTGCCCTCTACAATGGCCACCCTGTCCTAGGCACCCAGAAGACCTACCAGTGGGTGCCCTTCTATGGTG CACCCAACCACTGCGACCTCAACTGCCTAGCGGTGGGGCACGACTTCTATCACAGCTTCGGTCGCGTACTGGACGGTACCCCCTGCAGTCCGGGCGCCCAAGATCTCTGTGTGGCTGGCCGCTGCCTT AGTGCCGGCTGTGACGGTTTGCTGGGCTCCGACGCCCGCGAAGACCGCTGCGGCCGCTGCGGCGGCGCCAACGACTCGTGCCTCTTCGTGCAGCGCGTGTTCCGCGACGCCG GTGCCTTCGCTGGGTACTGGAACGTGACCCTGATCCCCGAGGGCGCCAGACACATCCGCGCCGCCCACCGGAGCCGGAACCACCTGGGTATCGCAGGGTCCGAGGGAGGAGGCGCCCCGCTGGCCGCCCGAATCCCCCGGGGAGGGAGATGGCAGGGTCGGGGAGATGGGCAAGGCCATTTCCAGGGAGCCCGGGCTGACCCTTCCCTTGCAGCGCTGATGGGGGGCGACGGGCGCTACGTGCTCAACGGGAACTGGGCGGTCAGCCCGGCCGGGACCTACGAGGCAGCGGGCACCCGCGTGGTCTACACCCGCGCCACAGGGCCGGAGGAGACGCTGCGCGCCGCCGGGCCCACCTCCCAAGATCTGCTCTTGCAG GTCCTCCTGCAGGagcccaacccaggcattgaattcGAGTTCTGGCTCCCTCGGGAGCGCTATGGCCCCTTCCAGGCGCAGGCTCAGGTCTTGGGCTGGTCCCCGCGGCAGCCTCAGCCTCGAGAGGTAGAACCTCAGCCCCTTGAGTCCCCCACTGTCATCCCTCCACGGACCCCGATACCCACTCCAG AGCCCTGTCCACCCTGCCCTGACACCCGCGGTCGTGCCCACCGGTTACTCCACTATTGCGGCAGTGACTTCG TGTTCCGGGCCCGTGTGCTGGGCCGCGTCCGCCAGGCTCAGGAGACTCGCTATGAGGTGCATGTGCAGCTCATCTACAAGAATCGCTCTCCACTTCGGGCCCTGGAGTACGTGTGGGCGCCAAGCCGCTGCCCTTGCCCCCCGCTGGCCCTCCATCGGGACTACTTGCTGGCTGCGCGGCGCCTCATCAGCCCTGATGGCACCCAGGACCGGCTGCTGCTCCCCCATGCTGGCTACGCTCGGCTCTGGAGCCCTGCCGAGGACAGCCGAGTGCGCCTGGCTGCCCGGCActgccctctctga
- the ADAMTSL5 gene encoding ADAMTS-like protein 5 isoform X4 — MGKLRPEKEEHLAPCHTRRDEKGNSERLSYYLKSHSQSGQSWGSTPGLLAPPLPCTLCPPRPRSLWNLLLLLWTFLNCGLGGNAQGPGEWTPWGSWSRCSSSCGRGLSVRSRRCIRFPREELCWGDTHEYRLCQQPDCPPGAMPFRDLQCALYNGHPVLGTQKTYQWVPFYGAPNHCDLNCLAVGHDFYHSFGRVLDGTPCSPGAQDLCVAGRCLSAGCDGLLGSDAREDRCGRCGGANDSCLFVQRVFRDAGAFAGYWNVTLIPEGARHIRAAHRSRNHLALMGGDGRYVLNGNWAVSPAGTYEAAGTRVVYTRATGPEETLRAAGPTSQDLLLQVLLQEPNPGIEFEFWLPRERYGPFQAQAQVLGWSPRQPQPREVEPQPLESPTVIPPRTPIPTPEPCPPCPDTRGRAHRLLHYCGSDFVFRARVLGRVRQAQETRYEVHVQLIYKNRSPLRALEYVWAPSRCPCPPLALHRDYLLAARRLISPDGTQDRLLLPHAGYARLWSPAEDSRVRLAARHCPL, encoded by the exons atggggaaactgaggccagagaaagAGGAGCACCTGGCCCCTTGCCATACCAGAAG AGATGAGAAGGGAAATTCAGAGAGGTTGAGTTACTATCTGAAATCACACAGCCAGTCGGGACAGAgctggggttcaacccctggcttgCTGGCACCCCCACTGCCGTGCACCCTCTGCCCCCCTAGACCCCGCTCCCTCTGGAACCTCTTGCTCCTGCTGTGGACCTTCCTGAATTGTGGTTTGGGGGGCAACGCTCAG GGTCCGGGTGAGTGGACGCCATGGGGTTCCTGGAGTCGCTGTTCCAGCTCTTGTGGGCGAGGGCTCTCAGTGCGCAGCCGGAGATGTATCCG GTTTCCAAGGGAAGAGCTGTGCTGGGGGGACACCCATGAGTACCGCCTCTGCCAGCAGCCC GACTGTCCTCCAGGGGCCATGCCCTTTCGAGACCTCCAATGTGCCCTCTACAATGGCCACCCTGTCCTAGGCACCCAGAAGACCTACCAGTGGGTGCCCTTCTATGGTG CACCCAACCACTGCGACCTCAACTGCCTAGCGGTGGGGCACGACTTCTATCACAGCTTCGGTCGCGTACTGGACGGTACCCCCTGCAGTCCGGGCGCCCAAGATCTCTGTGTGGCTGGCCGCTGCCTT AGTGCCGGCTGTGACGGTTTGCTGGGCTCCGACGCCCGCGAAGACCGCTGCGGCCGCTGCGGCGGCGCCAACGACTCGTGCCTCTTCGTGCAGCGCGTGTTCCGCGACGCCG GTGCCTTCGCTGGGTACTGGAACGTGACCCTGATCCCCGAGGGCGCCAGACACATCCGCGCCGCCCACCGGAGCCGGAACCACCTGG CGCTGATGGGGGGCGACGGGCGCTACGTGCTCAACGGGAACTGGGCGGTCAGCCCGGCCGGGACCTACGAGGCAGCGGGCACCCGCGTGGTCTACACCCGCGCCACAGGGCCGGAGGAGACGCTGCGCGCCGCCGGGCCCACCTCCCAAGATCTGCTCTTGCAG GTCCTCCTGCAGGagcccaacccaggcattgaattcGAGTTCTGGCTCCCTCGGGAGCGCTATGGCCCCTTCCAGGCGCAGGCTCAGGTCTTGGGCTGGTCCCCGCGGCAGCCTCAGCCTCGAGAGGTAGAACCTCAGCCCCTTGAGTCCCCCACTGTCATCCCTCCACGGACCCCGATACCCACTCCAG AGCCCTGTCCACCCTGCCCTGACACCCGCGGTCGTGCCCACCGGTTACTCCACTATTGCGGCAGTGACTTCG TGTTCCGGGCCCGTGTGCTGGGCCGCGTCCGCCAGGCTCAGGAGACTCGCTATGAGGTGCATGTGCAGCTCATCTACAAGAATCGCTCTCCACTTCGGGCCCTGGAGTACGTGTGGGCGCCAAGCCGCTGCCCTTGCCCCCCGCTGGCCCTCCATCGGGACTACTTGCTGGCTGCGCGGCGCCTCATCAGCCCTGATGGCACCCAGGACCGGCTGCTGCTCCCCCATGCTGGCTACGCTCGGCTCTGGAGCCCTGCCGAGGACAGCCGAGTGCGCCTGGCTGCCCGGCActgccctctctga
- the ADAMTSL5 gene encoding ADAMTS-like protein 5 isoform X5, with the protein MGKLRPEKEEHLAPCHTRRDEKGNSERLSYYLKSHSQSGQSWGSTPGLLAPPLPCTLCPPRPRSLWNLLLLLWTFLNCGLGGNAQGPGEWTPWGSWSRCSSSCGRGLSVRSRRCIRFPREELCWGDTHEYRLCQQPDCPPGAMPFRDLQCALYNGHPVLGTQKTYQWVPFYGGAFAGYWNVTLIPEGARHIRAAHRSRNHLGIAGSEGGGAPLAARIPRGGRWQGRGDGQGHFQGARADPSLAALMGGDGRYVLNGNWAVSPAGTYEAAGTRVVYTRATGPEETLRAAGPTSQDLLLQVLLQEPNPGIEFEFWLPRERYGPFQAQAQVLGWSPRQPQPREVEPQPLESPTVIPPRTPIPTPEPCPPCPDTRGRAHRLLHYCGSDFVFRARVLGRVRQAQETRYEVHVQLIYKNRSPLRALEYVWAPSRCPCPPLALHRDYLLAARRLISPDGTQDRLLLPHAGYARLWSPAEDSRVRLAARHCPL; encoded by the exons atggggaaactgaggccagagaaagAGGAGCACCTGGCCCCTTGCCATACCAGAAG AGATGAGAAGGGAAATTCAGAGAGGTTGAGTTACTATCTGAAATCACACAGCCAGTCGGGACAGAgctggggttcaacccctggcttgCTGGCACCCCCACTGCCGTGCACCCTCTGCCCCCCTAGACCCCGCTCCCTCTGGAACCTCTTGCTCCTGCTGTGGACCTTCCTGAATTGTGGTTTGGGGGGCAACGCTCAG GGTCCGGGTGAGTGGACGCCATGGGGTTCCTGGAGTCGCTGTTCCAGCTCTTGTGGGCGAGGGCTCTCAGTGCGCAGCCGGAGATGTATCCG GTTTCCAAGGGAAGAGCTGTGCTGGGGGGACACCCATGAGTACCGCCTCTGCCAGCAGCCC GACTGTCCTCCAGGGGCCATGCCCTTTCGAGACCTCCAATGTGCCCTCTACAATGGCCACCCTGTCCTAGGCACCCAGAAGACCTACCAGTGGGTGCCCTTCTATGGTG GTGCCTTCGCTGGGTACTGGAACGTGACCCTGATCCCCGAGGGCGCCAGACACATCCGCGCCGCCCACCGGAGCCGGAACCACCTGGGTATCGCAGGGTCCGAGGGAGGAGGCGCCCCGCTGGCCGCCCGAATCCCCCGGGGAGGGAGATGGCAGGGTCGGGGAGATGGGCAAGGCCATTTCCAGGGAGCCCGGGCTGACCCTTCCCTTGCAGCGCTGATGGGGGGCGACGGGCGCTACGTGCTCAACGGGAACTGGGCGGTCAGCCCGGCCGGGACCTACGAGGCAGCGGGCACCCGCGTGGTCTACACCCGCGCCACAGGGCCGGAGGAGACGCTGCGCGCCGCCGGGCCCACCTCCCAAGATCTGCTCTTGCAG GTCCTCCTGCAGGagcccaacccaggcattgaattcGAGTTCTGGCTCCCTCGGGAGCGCTATGGCCCCTTCCAGGCGCAGGCTCAGGTCTTGGGCTGGTCCCCGCGGCAGCCTCAGCCTCGAGAGGTAGAACCTCAGCCCCTTGAGTCCCCCACTGTCATCCCTCCACGGACCCCGATACCCACTCCAG AGCCCTGTCCACCCTGCCCTGACACCCGCGGTCGTGCCCACCGGTTACTCCACTATTGCGGCAGTGACTTCG TGTTCCGGGCCCGTGTGCTGGGCCGCGTCCGCCAGGCTCAGGAGACTCGCTATGAGGTGCATGTGCAGCTCATCTACAAGAATCGCTCTCCACTTCGGGCCCTGGAGTACGTGTGGGCGCCAAGCCGCTGCCCTTGCCCCCCGCTGGCCCTCCATCGGGACTACTTGCTGGCTGCGCGGCGCCTCATCAGCCCTGATGGCACCCAGGACCGGCTGCTGCTCCCCCATGCTGGCTACGCTCGGCTCTGGAGCCCTGCCGAGGACAGCCGAGTGCGCCTGGCTGCCCGGCActgccctctctga
- the PLK5 gene encoding inactive serine/threonine-protein kinase PLK5: protein MDPRPRRRRRSCCPLVSVFLRDPSSGRVYRRGKLIGKGAFSRCYKLTDMSTSAVFALKVVPHGGGGAARLRARCKVEREIALHSRLRHRNIVAFHAHFADRDHVYMVLEYCSRQSLAHVLQARQTLTEPEVRYYLRGLVSGLSYLHQRRIVHRDLKLSNFFLNKNMEVKIGDLGLATKIGPGGRCHRVLCGTPNFLAPEVVSRNGHSCQSDIWALGCIMYMVLTGVPPFVAAPLSEMYQNIRDGRYPEPAHLSANARRLIARLLAPNPAERPSLDHLLQDDFFTQGFTPDRLPPHCCHSPPIFAIPQPLGRLFRKVGRLLLPQCRAPCPLASQEASGPGEDGSDPDSMEWGSEDSLLESGALCPRGPHPAAGPGDPPECPSGTRGESKAGGRGSHQEPAALPGFGPPR from the exons ATGGATCCccggccgcggcggcggcggcgcagtTGCTGCCCGCTGGTCTCCGTCTTCCTGCGCGACCCAAGCTCGGGGCGCGTGTACAGGCGCGGGAAGCTGATCGGCAAG ggcgCCTTCAGCCGCTGCTACAAGCTGACCGACATGTCCACCAGCGCTGTGTTCGCGCTCAAAGTGGTGCCTCACGGAGGGGGCGGGGCTGCGCGGCTACGCGCCCGCTGCAAG GTGGAACGCGAGATCGCTCTGCACAGCCGCCTGCGACATCGCAATATCGTGGCCTTCCACGCCCACTTCGCTGACCGGGACCACGTATACATGGTGTTGGAATACTGCAGTCGCCAG TCGCTGGCCCACGTGCTGCAGGCACGGCAGACGCTGACGGAGCCCGAGGTGCGCTACTATCTTCGAGGCCTGGTCAGCGGCCTGAGCTACCTGCACCAGCGGCGCATCGTCCACCGGGACCTGAAGCTCA GTAACTTCTTCCTGAACAAGAACATGGAGGTGAAGATCGGAGACCTGGGGCTGGCCACCAAGATAGGGCCAGGGGGCCGCTGCCACAG AGTGCTCTGCGGGACCCCAAACTTCCTGGCTCCAGAGGTAGTGTCCAGAAACGGACATTCCTGCCAGTCGGACATCTGGGCTCTGGGCTGCATCAT GTACATGGTGCTGACTGGCGTCCCTCCTTTCGTGGCGGCTCCCCTGTCGGAGATGTACCAGAACATCCGAGATGGCCGCTACCCCGAGCCTGCACACCTGTCTGCCAACGCGCGCCGCCTCATCGCCCGCCTGCTGGCCCCCAACCCGGCCGAGCGGCCCAGCCTGGACCACCTGCTGCAGGATGACTTTTTCACTCAG GGCTTCACCCCGGACCGGCTGCCACCCCACTGCTGCCACAGCCCACCCATCTTCGCCATCCCCCAGCCTCTGGGCAGACTTTTCCGAAAGGTGGGCCGGCTGCTACTGCCCCAGTGCCGGGCGCCCT GCCCCTTGGCTTCTCAGGAGGCCTCAGGTCCTGGAGAAGATGGTTCAGACCCTGACTCCATGGAGTGGGGCAGTGAG GACTCCCTGTTGGAGAGTGGGGCTCTGTGCCCCCGAGGTCCCCATCCAGCTGCTGGCCCAGGGGACCCTCCAGAGTGCCCCAGCGG GACCCGAGGGGAGTCCAAGGCAGGGGGTAGAGGCAGCCATCAGGAACCTGCAGCTCTACCTGGATTCGGGCCCCCCAGGTAG
- the ADAMTSL5 gene encoding ADAMTS-like protein 5 isoform X1: MGKLRPEKEEHLAPCHTRRDEKGNSERLSYYLKSHSQSGQSWGSTPGLLAPPLPCTLCPPRPRSLWNLLLLLWTFLNCGLGGNAQGPGEWTPWGSWSRCSSSCGRGLSVRSRRCIRFPREELCWGDTHEYRLCQQPDCPPGAMPFRDLQCALYNGHPVLGTQKTYQWVPFYGAPNHCDLNCLAVGHDFYHSFGRVLDGTPCSPGAQDLCVAGRCLSAGCDGLLGSDAREDRCGRCGGANDSCLFVQRVFRDAGAFAGYWNVTLIPEGARHIRAAHRSRNHLGIAGSEGGGAPLAARIPRGGRWQGRGDGQGHFQGARADPSLAALMGGDGRYVLNGNWAVSPAGTYEAAGTRVVYTRATGPEETLRAAGPTSQDLLLQVLLQEPNPGIEFEFWLPRERYGPFQAQAQVLGWSPRQPQPREVEPQPLESPTVIPPRTPIPTPEPCPPCPDTRGRAHRLLHYCGSDFVFRARVLGRVRQAQETRYEVHVQLIYKNRSPLRALEYVWAPSRCPCPPLALHRDYLLAARRLISPDGTQDRLLLPHAGYARLWSPAEDSRVRLAARHCPL, from the exons atggggaaactgaggccagagaaagAGGAGCACCTGGCCCCTTGCCATACCAGAAG AGATGAGAAGGGAAATTCAGAGAGGTTGAGTTACTATCTGAAATCACACAGCCAGTCGGGACAGAgctggggttcaacccctggcttgCTGGCACCCCCACTGCCGTGCACCCTCTGCCCCCCTAGACCCCGCTCCCTCTGGAACCTCTTGCTCCTGCTGTGGACCTTCCTGAATTGTGGTTTGGGGGGCAACGCTCAG GGTCCGGGTGAGTGGACGCCATGGGGTTCCTGGAGTCGCTGTTCCAGCTCTTGTGGGCGAGGGCTCTCAGTGCGCAGCCGGAGATGTATCCG GTTTCCAAGGGAAGAGCTGTGCTGGGGGGACACCCATGAGTACCGCCTCTGCCAGCAGCCC GACTGTCCTCCAGGGGCCATGCCCTTTCGAGACCTCCAATGTGCCCTCTACAATGGCCACCCTGTCCTAGGCACCCAGAAGACCTACCAGTGGGTGCCCTTCTATGGTG CACCCAACCACTGCGACCTCAACTGCCTAGCGGTGGGGCACGACTTCTATCACAGCTTCGGTCGCGTACTGGACGGTACCCCCTGCAGTCCGGGCGCCCAAGATCTCTGTGTGGCTGGCCGCTGCCTT AGTGCCGGCTGTGACGGTTTGCTGGGCTCCGACGCCCGCGAAGACCGCTGCGGCCGCTGCGGCGGCGCCAACGACTCGTGCCTCTTCGTGCAGCGCGTGTTCCGCGACGCCG GTGCCTTCGCTGGGTACTGGAACGTGACCCTGATCCCCGAGGGCGCCAGACACATCCGCGCCGCCCACCGGAGCCGGAACCACCTGGGTATCGCAGGGTCCGAGGGAGGAGGCGCCCCGCTGGCCGCCCGAATCCCCCGGGGAGGGAGATGGCAGGGTCGGGGAGATGGGCAAGGCCATTTCCAGGGAGCCCGGGCTGACCCTTCCCTTGCAGCGCTGATGGGGGGCGACGGGCGCTACGTGCTCAACGGGAACTGGGCGGTCAGCCCGGCCGGGACCTACGAGGCAGCGGGCACCCGCGTGGTCTACACCCGCGCCACAGGGCCGGAGGAGACGCTGCGCGCCGCCGGGCCCACCTCCCAAGATCTGCTCTTGCAG GTCCTCCTGCAGGagcccaacccaggcattgaattcGAGTTCTGGCTCCCTCGGGAGCGCTATGGCCCCTTCCAGGCGCAGGCTCAGGTCTTGGGCTGGTCCCCGCGGCAGCCTCAGCCTCGAGAGGTAGAACCTCAGCCCCTTGAGTCCCCCACTGTCATCCCTCCACGGACCCCGATACCCACTCCAG AGCCCTGTCCACCCTGCCCTGACACCCGCGGTCGTGCCCACCGGTTACTCCACTATTGCGGCAGTGACTTCG TGTTCCGGGCCCGTGTGCTGGGCCGCGTCCGCCAGGCTCAGGAGACTCGCTATGAGGTGCATGTGCAGCTCATCTACAAGAATCGCTCTCCACTTCGGGCCCTGGAGTACGTGTGGGCGCCAAGCCGCTGCCCTTGCCCCCCGCTGGCCCTCCATCGGGACTACTTGCTGGCTGCGCGGCGCCTCATCAGCCCTGATGGCACCCAGGACCGGCTGCTGCTCCCCCATGCTGGCTACGCTCGGCTCTGGAGCCCTGCCGAGGACAGCCGAGTGCGCCTGGCTGCCCGGCActgccctctctga
- the ADAMTSL5 gene encoding ADAMTS-like protein 5 isoform X3, whose translation MGKLRPEKEEHLAPCHTRRPRSLWNLLLLLWTFLNCGLGGNAQGPGEWTPWGSWSRCSSSCGRGLSVRSRRCIRFPREELCWGDTHEYRLCQQPDCPPGAMPFRDLQCALYNGHPVLGTQKTYQWVPFYGAPNHCDLNCLAVGHDFYHSFGRVLDGTPCSPGAQDLCVAGRCLSAGCDGLLGSDAREDRCGRCGGANDSCLFVQRVFRDAGAFAGYWNVTLIPEGARHIRAAHRSRNHLGIAGSEGGGAPLAARIPRGGRWQGRGDGQGHFQGARADPSLAALMGGDGRYVLNGNWAVSPAGTYEAAGTRVVYTRATGPEETLRAAGPTSQDLLLQVLLQEPNPGIEFEFWLPRERYGPFQAQAQVLGWSPRQPQPREVEPQPLESPTVIPPRTPIPTPEPCPPCPDTRGRAHRLLHYCGSDFVFRARVLGRVRQAQETRYEVHVQLIYKNRSPLRALEYVWAPSRCPCPPLALHRDYLLAARRLISPDGTQDRLLLPHAGYARLWSPAEDSRVRLAARHCPL comes from the exons atggggaaactgaggccagagaaagAGGAGCACCTGGCCCCTTGCCATACCAGAAG ACCCCGCTCCCTCTGGAACCTCTTGCTCCTGCTGTGGACCTTCCTGAATTGTGGTTTGGGGGGCAACGCTCAG GGTCCGGGTGAGTGGACGCCATGGGGTTCCTGGAGTCGCTGTTCCAGCTCTTGTGGGCGAGGGCTCTCAGTGCGCAGCCGGAGATGTATCCG GTTTCCAAGGGAAGAGCTGTGCTGGGGGGACACCCATGAGTACCGCCTCTGCCAGCAGCCC GACTGTCCTCCAGGGGCCATGCCCTTTCGAGACCTCCAATGTGCCCTCTACAATGGCCACCCTGTCCTAGGCACCCAGAAGACCTACCAGTGGGTGCCCTTCTATGGTG CACCCAACCACTGCGACCTCAACTGCCTAGCGGTGGGGCACGACTTCTATCACAGCTTCGGTCGCGTACTGGACGGTACCCCCTGCAGTCCGGGCGCCCAAGATCTCTGTGTGGCTGGCCGCTGCCTT AGTGCCGGCTGTGACGGTTTGCTGGGCTCCGACGCCCGCGAAGACCGCTGCGGCCGCTGCGGCGGCGCCAACGACTCGTGCCTCTTCGTGCAGCGCGTGTTCCGCGACGCCG GTGCCTTCGCTGGGTACTGGAACGTGACCCTGATCCCCGAGGGCGCCAGACACATCCGCGCCGCCCACCGGAGCCGGAACCACCTGGGTATCGCAGGGTCCGAGGGAGGAGGCGCCCCGCTGGCCGCCCGAATCCCCCGGGGAGGGAGATGGCAGGGTCGGGGAGATGGGCAAGGCCATTTCCAGGGAGCCCGGGCTGACCCTTCCCTTGCAGCGCTGATGGGGGGCGACGGGCGCTACGTGCTCAACGGGAACTGGGCGGTCAGCCCGGCCGGGACCTACGAGGCAGCGGGCACCCGCGTGGTCTACACCCGCGCCACAGGGCCGGAGGAGACGCTGCGCGCCGCCGGGCCCACCTCCCAAGATCTGCTCTTGCAG GTCCTCCTGCAGGagcccaacccaggcattgaattcGAGTTCTGGCTCCCTCGGGAGCGCTATGGCCCCTTCCAGGCGCAGGCTCAGGTCTTGGGCTGGTCCCCGCGGCAGCCTCAGCCTCGAGAGGTAGAACCTCAGCCCCTTGAGTCCCCCACTGTCATCCCTCCACGGACCCCGATACCCACTCCAG AGCCCTGTCCACCCTGCCCTGACACCCGCGGTCGTGCCCACCGGTTACTCCACTATTGCGGCAGTGACTTCG TGTTCCGGGCCCGTGTGCTGGGCCGCGTCCGCCAGGCTCAGGAGACTCGCTATGAGGTGCATGTGCAGCTCATCTACAAGAATCGCTCTCCACTTCGGGCCCTGGAGTACGTGTGGGCGCCAAGCCGCTGCCCTTGCCCCCCGCTGGCCCTCCATCGGGACTACTTGCTGGCTGCGCGGCGCCTCATCAGCCCTGATGGCACCCAGGACCGGCTGCTGCTCCCCCATGCTGGCTACGCTCGGCTCTGGAGCCCTGCCGAGGACAGCCGAGTGCGCCTGGCTGCCCGGCActgccctctctga
- the ADAMTSL5 gene encoding ADAMTS-like protein 5 isoform X6, giving the protein MPFRDLQCALYNGHPVLGTQKTYQWVPFYGAPNHCDLNCLAVGHDFYHSFGRVLDGTPCSPGAQDLCVAGRCLSAGCDGLLGSDAREDRCGRCGGANDSCLFVQRVFRDAGAFAGYWNVTLIPEGARHIRAAHRSRNHLGIAGSEGGGAPLAARIPRGGRWQGRGDGQGHFQGARADPSLAALMGGDGRYVLNGNWAVSPAGTYEAAGTRVVYTRATGPEETLRAAGPTSQDLLLQVLLQEPNPGIEFEFWLPRERYGPFQAQAQVLGWSPRQPQPREVEPQPLESPTVIPPRTPIPTPEPCPPCPDTRGRAHRLLHYCGSDFVFRARVLGRVRQAQETRYEVHVQLIYKNRSPLRALEYVWAPSRCPCPPLALHRDYLLAARRLISPDGTQDRLLLPHAGYARLWSPAEDSRVRLAARHCPL; this is encoded by the exons ATGCCCTTTCGAGACCTCCAATGTGCCCTCTACAATGGCCACCCTGTCCTAGGCACCCAGAAGACCTACCAGTGGGTGCCCTTCTATGGTG CACCCAACCACTGCGACCTCAACTGCCTAGCGGTGGGGCACGACTTCTATCACAGCTTCGGTCGCGTACTGGACGGTACCCCCTGCAGTCCGGGCGCCCAAGATCTCTGTGTGGCTGGCCGCTGCCTT AGTGCCGGCTGTGACGGTTTGCTGGGCTCCGACGCCCGCGAAGACCGCTGCGGCCGCTGCGGCGGCGCCAACGACTCGTGCCTCTTCGTGCAGCGCGTGTTCCGCGACGCCG GTGCCTTCGCTGGGTACTGGAACGTGACCCTGATCCCCGAGGGCGCCAGACACATCCGCGCCGCCCACCGGAGCCGGAACCACCTGGGTATCGCAGGGTCCGAGGGAGGAGGCGCCCCGCTGGCCGCCCGAATCCCCCGGGGAGGGAGATGGCAGGGTCGGGGAGATGGGCAAGGCCATTTCCAGGGAGCCCGGGCTGACCCTTCCCTTGCAGCGCTGATGGGGGGCGACGGGCGCTACGTGCTCAACGGGAACTGGGCGGTCAGCCCGGCCGGGACCTACGAGGCAGCGGGCACCCGCGTGGTCTACACCCGCGCCACAGGGCCGGAGGAGACGCTGCGCGCCGCCGGGCCCACCTCCCAAGATCTGCTCTTGCAG GTCCTCCTGCAGGagcccaacccaggcattgaattcGAGTTCTGGCTCCCTCGGGAGCGCTATGGCCCCTTCCAGGCGCAGGCTCAGGTCTTGGGCTGGTCCCCGCGGCAGCCTCAGCCTCGAGAGGTAGAACCTCAGCCCCTTGAGTCCCCCACTGTCATCCCTCCACGGACCCCGATACCCACTCCAG AGCCCTGTCCACCCTGCCCTGACACCCGCGGTCGTGCCCACCGGTTACTCCACTATTGCGGCAGTGACTTCG TGTTCCGGGCCCGTGTGCTGGGCCGCGTCCGCCAGGCTCAGGAGACTCGCTATGAGGTGCATGTGCAGCTCATCTACAAGAATCGCTCTCCACTTCGGGCCCTGGAGTACGTGTGGGCGCCAAGCCGCTGCCCTTGCCCCCCGCTGGCCCTCCATCGGGACTACTTGCTGGCTGCGCGGCGCCTCATCAGCCCTGATGGCACCCAGGACCGGCTGCTGCTCCCCCATGCTGGCTACGCTCGGCTCTGGAGCCCTGCCGAGGACAGCCGAGTGCGCCTGGCTGCCCGGCActgccctctctga